TTCACCACTATTATTTACATGAGTTCCTCCGCATAATTCTTTGCTAAAATCACCTACGGATACAACCCTTACAGCATCGCCATATTTATCATCAAACAAAGCAACTGCCCCAGACTGCTTAGCTTCTTCTAAAGTCATCACATTAGTCTCTACCCCAAATGTTTCCATTATATTTTTATTTACAATAAACTCAACTCTTTTTATTTCTTCCTCAGTTAAAGATGTAAAATGTGTAAAATCAAATCTTAATCTTTCATCATCCACATAAGAGCCAGATTGATGTACATGTTCTCCCAGTACTATTCTAAGAGCTTTATGAAGCATATGAGTTGCAGTATGATTTTTTGATACACTGCTTCTTATATTTTTATCAACTTTTAGTGTTATTTCTTCACCAAGTTTTAATATACCTCTTTCTATATTTATAAAATGAATAATTTTATTTGAAATATTTTTCTTACAATCAGTAACTATACCTTCAAAATTATCTCCAAAGATTATTCCTTTATCTCCTATTTGACCTCCCATTTCACTATAAAATGGAGTTTCCTCAGTAACTAAAATACCACTATCTCCTTCTGATAATTCATTCACAAATTCTTCTCCTAAAATTAATAAATTAACTTTAGATGGCAATTCTAAATTGGAATAACCTTTAAATTCAGTCTTTATATCATACGGTATTTTATCTAAAATACCATTATTTACTCCCATATAATTTGATTCTTCCCTTGCAGATCTTGCTCTTTCCCTTTGCTCTTGCATTTCTTTATTGAATTCATCTATATCAATTTTTATGTCTTTATCTTCAAGTATTTCCTCAGTAAGCTCCAGTGGGAATCCATAAGTATCATACAATCTAAAGGCTTTTTCTCCTGACAGAATATTTGAATTTTCCTTCTTAAGCTCTAATATGTACTCATTTAAAATATCCATACCACTATCTATAGTTTCTGCAAATCTTTCTTCTTCAAGTTTTATTATCTTTTTTATATAATCTTTCTTTTCTTTTAGTTCAGGATAGGCCTTAAAGGATTTTTCAATAACAACATCACATAATCTGCCTAGGAAAGCACCATTTATGCCTAAAAGCTTTCCATGTCTTGAAGCCCTTCTTAAAAGCCTTCTAAGCACATATCCTCTACCTTCATTTGACGGAAGTATATCATCACTAATCATAAAAGTTGTACTTCTAATATGATCCGTTATAATTCTTATAGAAATATCGTTATGTTCATTTTCTCCATATACTTTTTGTGATATATTACATACCTCATCAAGTACTTTTCTTATAGTATCAACTTCAAATATACTAAATTTATTTTGCATTATACCAGCTATTCTCTCAAGTCCCATTCCTGTATCTATATTAGGATTTGGAAGTTTATTGTAATTTCCTTCTTCATCTTTATCAAATTGTGTAAATACAAGATTCCAAAATTCTACAATTCTATCTTCATCAGCAGCTTTAACGAATTCATCCACAGAAGTTACTACGCCTTCTCCTCTATCATAGTGAATCTCTGAACAAGGTCCACAAGGCCCCTTACCTATCTCCCAAAAATTATCCTCTTTTCCAAGCCTAAATATACGTTTTGGATCTACTCCAGCTTTTTCAGTCCAAATTTTAAAAGCCTCATCGTCATCTAAGTATATTGTAACATATAATCTTTCTTTTGGAAGTTTTAATATTTCAGTTATAAACTCCCAGGCCCACGGAATAACTTCTTCCTTAAAATAATCTCCAAAAGAAAAATTCCCTAGCATCTCAAAAAAAGTTCCATGCCTTGAAGTCTTACCTACATTTTCTATATCTCCAGTTCTAACACATTTTTGACAAGTAGTAACTCTTGTACTTGGAGGAACCTGCAATCCTGTAAAATATGGCTTTAAAGGTGCCATACCTGCATTTATAATAAGTAATCCTTTATCATTCTTTGGTACTAGTGAAAAACTAGGTAACCTTAAATGACCTTTACTCTCAAAAAAACTTAAATATGCTTCTCTTATTTCATTTAATCCCATTTTTTCCATGCTTATTTCCTCCTGTGATAATATAAAAATACAAAATCTTAACAAGTAAAATTCATTGATAATTCTTTATTCTAGATAATAATTACATATAATAAAAAGCTTCCAATCCCTGAAAATTCAAGGGACGAAAGCTATATTTCCGCGGTACCACCCTAATTACACATAATAGTGTCACTTACGACATATAAAAAAATTACATCAATATCCTCATATCATAATAAGATAGACAAATATAACTAAAGCTTCTTACTTTAATATAAAGATCCGACCTTATACTGCAATATAATTTACTCTATTGACTCATTATCTATTTAAATATGTCTAAATATAGTTCAAAGACAGCTTCGATAAATTGACTAAGAAGTTTTCACCAGCCACTTCCTCTCTTTGTATATCAAAAATATCTACTATTTCTCATCATCACTTTAAATTATTAGTCATTTACGATTATATTTAAAATTATCCATTATGTCAATATTAATTGAATAAGGTATTTAAGTAAATTCATTTTTTACATATAAAATTAATATAAATAATAATTTAAATCCTCGTATATTACCTTTAAAATTACACAAATAGGAATTATAAGTATCATACCTATAATACCTCCAAACTTTTCACCAATTAGTAAAAGTAGAATCACTAAAAGGGGATGTATATCTACTGACTCACCAGTAATTTTAGGACATATTATATTCCCCTCTATAAGCTGAAGTACATAAAGTCCTATAACCGTCCACAATGCTTGTTTAGGTGATTCCATAAGTGCTACTATTATTGCTGGTACAGCACCAAAGACAGGTCCAAAATAAGGTACTATATTAAATATTCCATTGAGCATAGATAAAATTATAGGATAATCAACTTTTAAAAAAAATAATACTATAAACGTAAGTATGCTTATTAAAAAAGATAATATAAATTGGGCAATTATATATCTGCTTAAGTTTTTATCTATATCATCTAATGTCCTTCTAATAGTATTTCTCCATTTTGCATTAAATAGAATTAAAAACTTATTTTTTATATTTTTACTATCTGATAAGAAGTAATATGAAATTACAGGTATAACAGCAATTGCTAAAATATTTTGACCTATTTTTATACTTAATTCTATTAAATTATTTGCAAGCCCTCTTATTATATGCTCAATTTTATTATATAGCATAAAAAAAGCCTTATTACCAGATGAGCTATTTCTCATAAATTTTATCTTTTCATTGATAATATTAATATAATTAAAAATTTCTCTATTTGTTTGATTTATATTACTGCCTTCCTTAATTATAGCAGGTATAAGAAATAATACTAATCCTATTATTAGTGAACATAAGCCAATCAATAAAATGATAGATGCAAATTTTCTCTTCATACCCTTTTCTACTAAATAATCATTAAAAGGTTTTAATATATATGCAATTATAAAACTTGTAAATACTATATAGAATATGTTTCTTATCATTTCGCTATAATAAAATATGTATGCTATTATGCATATCATTATAAAAATTATTATATATTTAAGTTTTTTTTTCATTTTCACCATCTTCTAGATTTAATTTATGAAAAACAGTTACAAAATTAAATTTTTTATTTTTATCTATATGTAATAT
This genomic window from Clostridium pasteurianum DSM 525 = ATCC 6013 contains:
- the alaS gene encoding alanine--tRNA ligase; its protein translation is MEKMGLNEIREAYLSFFESKGHLRLPSFSLVPKNDKGLLIINAGMAPLKPYFTGLQVPPSTRVTTCQKCVRTGDIENVGKTSRHGTFFEMLGNFSFGDYFKEEVIPWAWEFITEILKLPKERLYVTIYLDDDEAFKIWTEKAGVDPKRIFRLGKEDNFWEIGKGPCGPCSEIHYDRGEGVVTSVDEFVKAADEDRIVEFWNLVFTQFDKDEEGNYNKLPNPNIDTGMGLERIAGIMQNKFSIFEVDTIRKVLDEVCNISQKVYGENEHNDISIRIITDHIRSTTFMISDDILPSNEGRGYVLRRLLRRASRHGKLLGINGAFLGRLCDVVIEKSFKAYPELKEKKDYIKKIIKLEEERFAETIDSGMDILNEYILELKKENSNILSGEKAFRLYDTYGFPLELTEEILEDKDIKIDIDEFNKEMQEQRERARSAREESNYMGVNNGILDKIPYDIKTEFKGYSNLELPSKVNLLILGEEFVNELSEGDSGILVTEETPFYSEMGGQIGDKGIIFGDNFEGIVTDCKKNISNKIIHFINIERGILKLGEEITLKVDKNIRSSVSKNHTATHMLHKALRIVLGEHVHQSGSYVDDERLRFDFTHFTSLTEEEIKRVEFIVNKNIMETFGVETNVMTLEEAKQSGAVALFDDKYGDAVRVVSVGDFSKELCGGTHVNNSGEIGLFKIISESGVAAGIRRIEAVTGFTALKSIDEKIELIKNIERDLKCAEKDILNKINIVTNEVREKDKEIIKLKSKLASGSENDIIKSIKEIKGIKFAAAALKDVDINSLRDLADKTRNKMGEGVVVLGSDINGKVQLIAMATKDAVLKGINCGKIIKEVASICGGGGGGRPDMAQAGGKKPEKLEEAIEKVESIMEKLVK
- a CDS encoding AI-2E family transporter, with the translated sequence MKKKLKYIIIFIMICIIAYIFYYSEMIRNIFYIVFTSFIIAYILKPFNDYLVEKGMKRKFASIILLIGLCSLIIGLVLFLIPAIIKEGSNINQTNREIFNYINIINEKIKFMRNSSSGNKAFFMLYNKIEHIIRGLANNLIELSIKIGQNILAIAVIPVISYYFLSDSKNIKNKFLILFNAKWRNTIRRTLDDIDKNLSRYIIAQFILSFLISILTFIVLFFLKVDYPIILSMLNGIFNIVPYFGPVFGAVPAIIVALMESPKQALWTVIGLYVLQLIEGNIICPKITGESVDIHPLLVILLLLIGEKFGGIIGMILIIPICVILKVIYEDLNYYLY